A DNA window from Moorella thermoacetica contains the following coding sequences:
- a CDS encoding TatD family hydrolase, with amino-acid sequence MVELIDSHAHLNDPAFAGDLDQVMARLEQAGVVGLVNAGYDVPSSRLAVEQAHSRGYIYAAVAVHPHDALNFDEEAAAIIRGLARDSRVVAIGETGLDYYRNLSPRRRQQEVFRWHLDLARSLRLPVIIHDRDAHEDTLRILQQAAPYPAGGVLHCFSGSWEMARQCLDLGFYISFAGPVTFKNAVKPRAVAARIPLERLLIETDCPYLTPEPHRGQRNEPAYVGLVAAALASARGQTVEEITAATTANARKLFGI; translated from the coding sequence ATGGTGGAACTTATCGACTCCCATGCCCACCTCAATGACCCGGCCTTCGCCGGCGACCTGGACCAGGTTATGGCCCGCCTGGAGCAGGCCGGGGTGGTAGGGCTGGTTAATGCCGGCTACGATGTCCCTTCCTCCCGCCTGGCAGTGGAACAGGCCCACAGCCGGGGCTATATCTACGCTGCCGTGGCCGTGCATCCCCACGACGCTTTAAACTTTGATGAAGAAGCGGCAGCCATCATCCGGGGCCTGGCCAGGGACAGCCGGGTGGTGGCTATTGGTGAAACAGGGCTCGATTACTACCGTAATCTCTCGCCCCGCCGGCGGCAGCAGGAGGTCTTCCGCTGGCACCTGGACCTGGCGCGAAGCTTGAGGCTACCGGTGATTATCCACGACCGCGATGCCCATGAGGATACCCTGCGGATCCTGCAGCAGGCTGCACCCTACCCGGCCGGGGGTGTGCTCCATTGTTTTTCCGGTAGCTGGGAGATGGCCCGACAGTGCCTGGACCTGGGCTTTTATATCTCCTTCGCCGGGCCGGTGACCTTTAAGAACGCCGTCAAACCCCGGGCCGTGGCCGCCCGGATACCCCTGGAAAGGCTGCTGATAGAGACCGATTGTCCCTACCTGACGCCGGAACCCCACCGCGGCCAACGCAACGAGCCGGCCTACGTGGGCCTGGTAGCAGCGGCCCTGGCGTCAGCCCGGGGTCAGACGGTGGAGGAAATAACGGCCGCCACCACCGCCAACGCCCGGAAGCTGTTTGGGATCTAG
- a CDS encoding 3D domain-containing protein yields the protein MFLLRQPSAGRGRKLVLLACLVAGLQSLFLVGWTSKKVDIYADGQARQVTVNQWLVGDFQSRSQENLRIGDWILPLPGGWFWPGLKLFMARGTPVAAEVAGQNIWPREPASVASELLNREGITLGPGDRVETNLGSEDPHQYIRVIRVEDSIEVQQQPVDPPVVRRPDRYLPPGQEKVVQEGQPGVRYYKYQVRKENGVEVERRLVDTWVEIQPSPKIVAYSSRAYPEVTARAGDTLMVIATAYTHTGNRTATGIWPYRGVVAVDPRVIPLGTRLYVEGYGYAVAQDTGGLIKGKRIDLFMDSAGEAMRWGRRQVTVRILGD from the coding sequence ATGTTTCTGCTGCGACAGCCTTCTGCAGGCCGGGGTCGTAAACTGGTGCTCCTGGCCTGCCTGGTGGCGGGGTTACAATCCCTCTTCCTGGTGGGCTGGACCAGTAAAAAGGTTGATATCTACGCCGATGGTCAGGCCAGGCAGGTGACCGTTAACCAATGGCTGGTAGGCGATTTCCAGTCCCGAAGCCAGGAAAACTTAAGGATTGGCGACTGGATTTTACCCCTTCCAGGAGGCTGGTTCTGGCCCGGCTTGAAGCTGTTTATGGCCAGGGGTACGCCTGTGGCGGCCGAGGTTGCCGGCCAAAATATCTGGCCCCGGGAACCGGCCTCTGTGGCCAGTGAGCTCCTGAACAGGGAGGGTATAACCCTGGGGCCCGGGGACAGGGTGGAGACCAACCTGGGAAGCGAAGACCCCCACCAGTACATCCGGGTAATTCGCGTCGAGGATAGTATCGAAGTACAGCAGCAACCAGTAGACCCGCCGGTGGTGCGCCGGCCAGACCGTTACCTGCCTCCGGGCCAGGAAAAGGTGGTACAGGAGGGGCAACCAGGTGTCCGCTATTACAAATACCAGGTGCGAAAAGAGAATGGCGTTGAAGTCGAGCGCCGGCTGGTAGACACGTGGGTTGAAATCCAGCCCAGCCCCAAAATAGTTGCCTACAGCAGCAGGGCTTATCCAGAGGTTACCGCCCGGGCCGGGGACACTTTGATGGTAATTGCGACGGCCTATACCCATACAGGCAACCGGACGGCCACCGGGATCTGGCCCTATCGGGGCGTTGTTGCCGTAGACCCGCGGGTTATCCCCCTGGGGACCCGGCTCTATGTAGAAGGTTATGGCTATGCCGTTGCCCAGGATACCGGTGGGCTCATTAAAGGCAAGCGCATCGATCTCTTTATGGATAGCGCCGGGGAGGCGATGCGCTGGGGCCGGCGACAGGTAACCGTTCGCATTCTCGGCGATTAG
- a CDS encoding 3D domain-containing protein, with protein sequence MDGWINNWRQKHSRGRRRPWPWLLVAVLLLFTGTGWGVMSYTWKKVTLEVDGQRIATRTFAPTVGEFLSQQHITLGAEDAVTPALDAPVTRDIVITIKRAVPVKINADGREKEILTPPDTVANVLNKAGVTLNPADRVIPDLNATIAAGDTIKVIRVTVKTETVSKEINYRVERRPEPQLEKGITRLLQEGVKGLQEETYRVILEDGQEVKRELVSTKTLKEPVPEIVAVGAMDTASRGGQSFRFERVFWATATAYTHSGAPTATGAYPRVGTIAVDPAVVPLGTRLYVEGYGYGIAQDIGSAIKGDRIDVFLDTEADTRRWGVRRVKVYVLR encoded by the coding sequence ATGGACGGCTGGATTAATAATTGGCGCCAGAAGCATTCCCGGGGGCGCCGCCGGCCCTGGCCCTGGCTCCTGGTGGCGGTACTATTACTTTTTACCGGCACCGGGTGGGGAGTAATGAGTTATACCTGGAAAAAGGTAACCCTGGAGGTAGATGGACAAAGAATTGCTACGCGCACTTTTGCCCCTACAGTTGGCGAGTTTTTAAGCCAGCAGCATATCACCCTGGGGGCAGAGGATGCCGTCACCCCGGCCCTGGATGCACCGGTTACCAGGGATATAGTGATAACTATCAAAAGGGCTGTACCGGTTAAAATCAATGCAGACGGCCGGGAAAAGGAGATCTTAACACCGCCGGATACAGTGGCCAACGTCCTGAATAAGGCAGGGGTCACCCTGAACCCGGCAGACCGGGTAATCCCTGACCTCAATGCTACCATTGCCGCGGGAGATACCATCAAGGTGATCCGGGTAACCGTAAAGACAGAAACCGTCAGTAAAGAAATCAACTACCGGGTGGAACGGCGCCCGGAACCGCAACTGGAAAAGGGTATTACGCGCTTGCTGCAGGAAGGGGTGAAGGGTCTCCAGGAGGAGACCTACCGGGTTATCCTGGAGGACGGCCAGGAGGTTAAACGCGAGCTGGTCTCCACAAAAACCCTGAAGGAACCTGTGCCGGAAATAGTAGCCGTTGGCGCCATGGATACAGCCTCCCGGGGCGGGCAGAGTTTTCGCTTCGAGCGGGTCTTCTGGGCTACGGCCACGGCCTATACCCACTCCGGCGCGCCGACGGCCACCGGCGCCTACCCCCGGGTGGGAACCATTGCCGTAGATCCTGCGGTAGTTCCCCTGGGTACCCGCCTTTATGTCGAGGGTTACGGCTATGGTATCGCCCAGGATATCGGCAGTGCCATCAAGGGCGACCGAATTGACGTCTTCCTGGATACCGAGGCGGATACTCGCCGCTGGGGTGTCCGCCGGGTGAAAGTCTATGTCCTGCGTTGA
- the rsmA gene encoding 16S rRNA (adenine(1518)-N(6)/adenine(1519)-N(6))-dimethyltransferase RsmA codes for MDSVATPGRTLALVREKGLVPRKSRGQNFLVDANIVRKIARAAEVGPGDTVVEIGPGLGALTQELAARAGLVIAIEIDRELFAALEETLAGRDNVRLVAGDALKVDFDRLVAGILGTGEGRLPTYKVVANLPYYITTPILMHLLTSRFRIAELVLMVQAEVGYRMLARPGGKDYGALSVVVQYYTEPAVVLKVPRTVFYPRPEVDSLVLKLTCRTRPVVQVEDEDFFFRVVRAAFNQRRKTILNALGSLGFEKSKIMEALAGAGIDPRRRGETLGMEEFASISRTLQH; via the coding sequence TTGGATTCTGTAGCCACGCCGGGGAGAACCCTGGCTCTGGTCCGGGAAAAGGGACTGGTCCCGCGCAAATCCCGCGGCCAGAATTTTCTTGTAGACGCCAATATCGTCCGGAAGATTGCCCGGGCAGCCGAAGTTGGCCCCGGTGATACTGTGGTGGAAATCGGCCCCGGCCTGGGAGCCCTTACCCAGGAACTGGCCGCCAGGGCCGGACTGGTGATAGCCATAGAAATCGACCGGGAATTGTTTGCTGCTCTGGAAGAAACCCTGGCCGGCAGGGATAACGTTCGCCTGGTTGCCGGTGATGCCCTGAAAGTCGATTTTGACCGGCTGGTGGCCGGAATTTTAGGGACTGGAGAGGGAAGGTTGCCCACTTATAAGGTTGTGGCTAACCTTCCTTATTATATAACCACGCCGATCCTGATGCATTTACTAACCAGTAGGTTCCGGATAGCAGAACTAGTTTTAATGGTCCAGGCCGAGGTGGGCTATCGCATGTTGGCCCGGCCTGGAGGAAAGGACTACGGCGCTCTGAGTGTCGTGGTGCAGTATTATACAGAACCGGCCGTCGTCCTCAAAGTCCCGCGGACGGTATTTTATCCGCGGCCGGAGGTGGACTCCCTGGTCCTGAAGCTGACCTGTCGCACCCGGCCGGTGGTACAGGTAGAGGACGAGGACTTCTTTTTCCGGGTAGTCCGGGCTGCCTTTAACCAGCGGCGCAAGACCATTCTCAATGCCCTGGGGAGTCTGGGCTTTGAGAAATCGAAAATAATGGAGGCCTTAGCGGGGGCCGGTATCGACCCGCGGCGCCGGGGGGAGACCCTGGGAATGGAGGAATTTGCGAGCATCAGCAGGACACTACAGCACTAA
- a CDS encoding ribonuclease H-like YkuK family protein has protein sequence MYFTSPTRGRLTEDEMFADMMQFVDANPEAQYKIIIGSDSQARVRTCFVTAVIVHQVGRGARYYYRKKYQRKITSLRQKIFYETALSLETASFIAQRLAANGHADLNVEIHLDIGPNGETRDLIREIVGMVVGSGFAAKIKPYSCGASKVADKYTKSG, from the coding sequence GTGTATTTTACCAGTCCTACCAGGGGTCGCCTGACGGAAGACGAGATGTTTGCCGACATGATGCAGTTTGTTGATGCCAACCCCGAAGCCCAGTACAAGATTATCATCGGCTCGGATTCCCAGGCCCGGGTGCGTACTTGTTTCGTCACCGCCGTTATTGTCCATCAGGTAGGCAGGGGAGCACGTTATTATTACCGCAAAAAGTACCAGCGTAAAATTACCTCCCTGCGCCAGAAAATCTTTTATGAAACAGCCCTCAGCCTGGAAACGGCCAGTTTCATCGCCCAGAGGCTGGCGGCCAATGGCCATGCTGATTTAAACGTGGAGATCCACCTGGATATAGGTCCCAATGGCGAGACCCGGGACTTGATCCGGGAGATAGTCGGGATGGTGGTAGGGAGCGGGTTCGCCGCCAAGATCAAACCCTACTCCTGTGGCGCCTCCAAGGTGGCCGATAAGTACACCAAGAGCGGGTAA
- a CDS encoding LysM peptidoglycan-binding domain-containing protein, whose amino-acid sequence MAIKRKDHTRWRLFLLVTFLLTGLLAFAGTAAAATYTVQPGDTLYLIGQRYGISAWDLQKANNLDSTWIYPGQTLWVPDGGGNTYVVQPGDTLFFIGQRYGVTADQIMAANGLSSDIIYPGQTLRIPNGTRTATASRGTSYGYSSSDLDLLAHLVYGEARGEPYAGQVAVAAVAINRTRDGRFPSTIAGVIYDVDAFTSVNDGQFYLTPDATAYQAAREALRGYDPSGGALYFWNPAEVPADSWVWTRTIITTIGNHVFAR is encoded by the coding sequence ATGGCAATAAAAAGGAAAGACCATACCCGCTGGCGGCTGTTCCTGTTGGTTACCTTCCTCTTGACCGGCCTCCTCGCCTTTGCCGGTACAGCCGCTGCAGCCACTTACACCGTCCAACCTGGTGATACCCTGTACCTCATTGGCCAGCGTTATGGTATTAGCGCCTGGGATTTACAAAAAGCAAATAACCTGGACAGCACCTGGATCTACCCGGGTCAGACCCTCTGGGTTCCTGACGGAGGTGGAAATACTTACGTCGTCCAGCCAGGTGATACCCTCTTCTTCATCGGCCAGCGCTACGGCGTGACCGCGGACCAGATAATGGCAGCTAACGGCTTATCCAGCGATATCATTTATCCAGGACAGACCCTGCGCATCCCTAATGGGACCCGGACAGCGACTGCCTCCAGGGGGACAAGTTACGGTTATAGCTCCAGTGACCTGGATCTACTGGCCCATCTGGTCTACGGTGAAGCCCGGGGTGAACCCTATGCTGGCCAGGTCGCCGTGGCCGCAGTAGCCATTAACCGCACCCGTGACGGCCGCTTCCCCAGTACCATCGCCGGGGTTATCTACGATGTCGATGCCTTTACCTCGGTAAACGACGGTCAATTTTACCTTACTCCCGACGCTACGGCCTACCAGGCGGCCCGGGAGGCCCTGCGGGGTTATGACCCCAGTGGCGGCGCCCTCTATTTCTGGAATCCTGCCGAGGTACCGGCCGATTCCTGGGTTTGGACGCGTACCATCATCACTACCATTGGTAACCATGTTTTTGCCCGGTAA
- a CDS encoding glycosyltransferase family 2 protein yields the protein MFAAVIPACNEAGRLVRVIKNLWALPLDLFIPVLNGCRDATLAEVLNFTGSRAKIIYFPEALGPDVPRAIGTLYALDQGARGLLYVDGDMVGNFNREAALLLEALERNVDLALCNCYPEVKPRHPLAGAVLYYRGLLNQELGLWSDIGYATPSHGPHAISRRLLLQIPLADLAVPPLTLVHATRTGCNVSVAVTLDHIYLGSRQRLDPHAETMAVTLIGDCIQAIKTARGETPDRSTAGCNYLGYDHARRRDILVRVLSGQRPLMIMSSFHNAPSLATI from the coding sequence TTGTTCGCTGCCGTTATACCTGCCTGCAACGAAGCCGGTCGTCTGGTCAGGGTAATTAAAAATCTGTGGGCTCTGCCCCTGGATTTATTTATCCCGGTCCTCAACGGCTGCCGGGATGCCACCCTGGCTGAGGTCCTCAACTTCACAGGCTCCAGGGCCAAAATTATCTATTTCCCCGAAGCCCTGGGTCCAGATGTACCCCGGGCCATAGGGACCCTATATGCCCTGGACCAGGGCGCCCGGGGCCTTCTCTATGTCGACGGCGACATGGTGGGTAACTTCAACCGGGAAGCGGCACTCCTCCTGGAAGCCCTGGAAAGGAACGTCGACCTGGCCCTTTGCAATTGCTACCCCGAGGTGAAACCCCGGCATCCCCTGGCAGGGGCGGTCCTTTACTACCGGGGTTTACTGAATCAAGAGCTGGGTCTCTGGTCCGATATCGGTTACGCTACCCCTTCCCACGGCCCCCACGCCATTTCGCGCCGCCTGCTCCTGCAAATACCCCTGGCTGACCTGGCCGTACCCCCCCTGACCCTGGTCCATGCCACCCGAACCGGTTGCAACGTATCCGTAGCCGTTACCCTGGATCATATCTATCTGGGGTCACGGCAACGCCTTGACCCTCATGCGGAAACTATGGCTGTGACCCTCATCGGCGACTGTATCCAGGCCATTAAAACCGCCAGGGGAGAGACTCCCGACCGTTCTACAGCAGGGTGTAATTACCTTGGCTACGATCACGCCCGGCGACGGGACATCCTGGTCCGGGTTCTTTCCGGGCAGCGGCCCCTCATGATTATGTCAAGTTTCCATAATGCTCCTTCCCTGGCAACTATTTAG
- the yabG gene encoding sporulation peptidase YabG, with product MDQIKPGDIVARKSYGKDIFFKVKALTITDKGTTTAILRGLDVRLVADAPLDDLELQPAEEVLRYRHDDIQRHNLCIRRILQRRAVEKEALFTRSEEATAREKSADRQATPENFFEVPGRVLHLDGDEEYLDKCLHAYEQLKLPAHGVYVPEEQQANKVKDLLQEYTPDILVLTGHDGLLRERSNFSDLDSYRHSKHFLAAVKAARALRPGHDDLVIFAGACQSHYEALLKAGATFASSPLRVLIHAYDPVFVVERVAYTSIEKTLAPAEIIKDTITGNEGVGGVEIKGKLRLGYPSSPY from the coding sequence TTGGATCAGATCAAGCCTGGAGATATTGTGGCGCGGAAGTCATATGGTAAAGATATTTTTTTTAAAGTCAAGGCTTTGACCATCACCGATAAAGGAACGACTACGGCAATTTTAAGGGGTCTGGACGTACGGCTGGTGGCCGATGCCCCGCTGGACGACCTGGAACTGCAGCCGGCAGAAGAGGTGTTGCGTTATCGTCACGACGATATCCAGCGGCATAACCTGTGTATCCGGCGTATTTTACAGCGCCGGGCTGTAGAAAAGGAAGCCCTGTTCACCCGCAGTGAAGAAGCAACCGCCAGGGAAAAATCAGCCGATAGGCAGGCGACGCCGGAGAATTTTTTTGAGGTCCCGGGCCGGGTGCTGCACCTGGATGGTGACGAGGAGTATCTGGATAAATGCCTGCACGCTTATGAACAATTAAAACTCCCGGCCCACGGAGTCTATGTCCCGGAAGAACAACAGGCAAATAAAGTCAAGGATCTATTACAGGAGTATACCCCCGATATCCTGGTCCTGACTGGCCACGATGGTCTGTTAAGGGAAAGGAGCAATTTTAGCGACCTGGATAGTTACCGCCATTCCAAACACTTTTTAGCCGCTGTCAAGGCAGCCAGGGCCCTGCGGCCCGGCCATGATGACCTGGTCATCTTTGCCGGCGCCTGCCAATCCCATTATGAAGCCCTGCTAAAAGCTGGAGCCACCTTTGCCAGCTCGCCCTTGCGGGTGTTAATTCATGCCTACGACCCTGTTTTTGTAGTTGAGAGGGTGGCCTATACCTCCATCGAGAAGACCCTGGCCCCGGCTGAGATAATTAAAGACACCATTACCGGCAATGAAGGTGTCGGCGGAGTAGAGATTAAAGGGAAATTGCGTCTCGGCTATCCCAGCTCGCCATATTGA
- a CDS encoding Veg family protein, with translation MNGKEVLATIREDLEARVGQKVKLRANRGRKKILERTGVLEKTYPNIFVIRLEEQKSPERRISFSYTDVLTNTVELMVEGDYGDKKLGAKP, from the coding sequence TTGAATGGAAAGGAAGTACTGGCTACCATCAGGGAAGACCTCGAAGCCCGCGTCGGGCAGAAGGTTAAGCTACGGGCTAACCGGGGGCGTAAAAAAATCCTGGAACGGACCGGAGTACTCGAAAAGACTTACCCTAATATCTTTGTTATTCGCCTGGAAGAACAGAAAAGCCCGGAGCGCCGGATTTCCTTTAGCTATACCGATGTTCTTACAAATACCGTGGAACTAATGGTAGAAGGAGATTATGGTGACAAAAAGCTCGGGGCCAAGCCTTAG
- a CDS encoding electron transfer flavoprotein subunit beta/FixA family protein, producing the protein MQMVVCVKQVPDTAEVRINPRTNTLVRAGVPAIINPYDAHAVEAAVQLKEKYGGQVTALSMGPPQAEEVLRRALGMGADRAILLSDRAFAGSDTLATSYILAAAIRAIGRETPVDLVFCGKQAIDGDTAQVGPGIATRLGFTQLTYVMAIDGVDLEKGQIQVQRKLEGKREVIRGRLPALLTVVKDLNELRYASLPALIRAARATITTWSKDDLDLDPASIGLKGSPTSVRRIFAPPARPGGELIPGDPRQAAAILVAKLVQTKIIADK; encoded by the coding sequence TTGCAGATGGTAGTATGTGTAAAGCAGGTACCGGATACGGCTGAGGTGCGCATCAATCCCCGGACCAATACCCTGGTCCGGGCCGGGGTACCGGCAATCATCAATCCCTATGATGCCCACGCCGTTGAGGCCGCGGTCCAGCTAAAGGAGAAGTACGGCGGCCAGGTGACGGCCCTGTCTATGGGCCCACCCCAGGCGGAAGAAGTCCTGCGCCGGGCCCTGGGCATGGGGGCTGACCGGGCCATCCTCCTCAGTGACCGGGCCTTCGCTGGTTCCGACACCCTGGCCACCAGCTATATCCTGGCTGCAGCTATCAGGGCCATCGGCCGGGAGACTCCGGTTGACCTGGTCTTCTGCGGTAAACAGGCCATTGACGGCGACACGGCCCAGGTGGGACCGGGCATTGCCACTCGATTGGGTTTTACTCAGCTGACTTACGTTATGGCCATTGACGGGGTGGACCTGGAAAAGGGGCAGATCCAGGTCCAGCGCAAGCTGGAGGGTAAACGGGAGGTTATCCGCGGCCGCCTACCCGCCTTGCTGACGGTGGTCAAGGATCTCAATGAGCTGCGTTATGCCTCTCTCCCGGCCCTAATCCGGGCCGCCCGGGCCACAATTACCACCTGGAGTAAAGATGACCTGGACCTCGACCCGGCCTCCATCGGCCTCAAGGGTTCGCCCACTTCCGTCCGGCGCATCTTCGCCCCGCCGGCCCGGCCGGGCGGGGAGCTCATCCCCGGCGACCCCCGCCAGGCGGCAGCCATCCTGGTAGCCAAACTGGTCCAGACCAAGATTATAGCGGATAAGTAG
- a CDS encoding electron transfer flavoprotein subunit alpha/FixB family protein: MTTVSNAEYRGVWVFIEQVAGEPAPVSWELLGAGRQLADALGVELAGVLLGQGVAGLVSEAWAYGADRVYLVEDPVLGPYRTAPYARALVELVQRYRPEILLLGATSLGRDLSGAVATALGTGLMADCTGLNIDPATRLLEQTRPAFGGNVMATILCQRHRPQMATVRPRVMPLPPRQEGRQGELVRVGIALKEEEALATVLKVIEEKGKAIYLDRAEIIVAGGRGLGSRENLRLLEELAGVLGGTLGASRAAVEAGWLPPEYQVGQTGITVRPKVYFAIGISGAIQHLIGMQNSEVIVAINKDPEAPIFKVATYGIIGDFQEVVPALTEEFRRQLAARSA; encoded by the coding sequence TTGACTACAGTCTCCAATGCCGAATATCGCGGCGTCTGGGTCTTTATCGAACAGGTGGCCGGCGAACCGGCCCCGGTTTCGTGGGAGCTGCTTGGAGCCGGCCGACAACTGGCCGATGCCCTGGGAGTCGAACTGGCCGGCGTGCTCCTGGGTCAGGGAGTAGCGGGTCTGGTTAGTGAAGCCTGGGCCTACGGGGCCGACAGGGTCTACCTGGTGGAAGACCCTGTCCTGGGCCCATATCGTACAGCTCCCTACGCCCGGGCCCTGGTGGAGCTGGTTCAACGCTACCGGCCAGAGATACTGCTCCTGGGGGCCACCAGCCTGGGCCGGGATCTCTCCGGGGCCGTGGCCACAGCCCTGGGAACCGGCCTCATGGCCGACTGCACCGGCTTGAATATAGACCCCGCAACCCGCCTGCTGGAACAGACCCGGCCGGCCTTTGGCGGCAACGTCATGGCTACCATTCTCTGTCAACGGCATCGGCCCCAGATGGCTACCGTCCGGCCCCGGGTCATGCCTCTGCCGCCCCGGCAGGAAGGCCGCCAGGGGGAGTTGGTACGGGTAGGAATAGCTTTAAAAGAGGAAGAGGCCCTGGCCACGGTCCTTAAGGTTATCGAAGAGAAGGGAAAGGCTATCTACCTCGACCGGGCGGAGATTATCGTTGCCGGCGGCCGGGGACTGGGGTCCAGGGAAAACCTGCGCCTCCTGGAAGAACTGGCCGGTGTCCTGGGGGGCACCCTGGGGGCTTCCCGGGCGGCAGTAGAAGCCGGCTGGCTGCCACCGGAGTACCAGGTAGGCCAGACGGGTATTACCGTCCGGCCAAAGGTATATTTCGCCATCGGTATTTCCGGGGCCATCCAGCACCTGATCGGCATGCAGAACTCGGAAGTGATTGTGGCCATCAACAAGGACCCGGAGGCGCCCATCTTCAAGGTGGCTACCTACGGTATAATTGGCGATTTCCAGGAGGTAGTACCGGCGCTGACGGAGGAGTTCCGCCGGCAGCTGGCAGCGAGATCCGCCTGA
- a CDS encoding FAD-dependent oxidoreductase produces the protein MAERFEVVVVGAGPAGLAAALTLARAGVEVIVFERGEHPGSKNVMGGVLYRHPTETVVPGFYHQAPLERPVVEQRLWLLTEEAALTLGYKDMVFAGEPFNAFTVLRARFDRWLADQAVAAGALLINETVVEDLLWENERVIGVRTGREGGDVRAEVVILAEGANSLLTQKAGLKPDGINTNQLAVAVKEIIALPREKIEDRFNLEEGQGCTIELLGEATKGMLGTAFIYTNKDSLSVGVGVLLASLVRRRLNPNDLLEHLKSHPMVRPLLAGGESKEYQGHLIPEGGYQAVPKLYGNGVLVVGDAAMLVNGIHREGSNLALTSGLLAARTILAAREKGDYSEANLAPYRQALEESFVLKDLKKYQRAPFFFDQNPQFFTLYPGLLSRAAREFLTVDNVPKREKQKRILREIITSRSRFQIARDLYNLWRVMG, from the coding sequence ATGGCTGAGCGCTTTGAGGTAGTAGTTGTCGGGGCCGGTCCGGCCGGCCTGGCGGCGGCCCTGACCCTGGCCCGGGCCGGGGTGGAAGTAATTGTCTTTGAGCGTGGAGAACACCCGGGCAGCAAAAACGTTATGGGTGGCGTCCTCTACCGCCACCCGACAGAAACTGTGGTCCCCGGGTTTTACCACCAGGCTCCCCTGGAACGACCGGTGGTGGAACAGCGCCTGTGGTTGCTCACCGAGGAGGCGGCCCTGACCCTGGGCTATAAAGATATGGTTTTTGCCGGCGAACCCTTCAATGCCTTTACCGTCCTGCGGGCCCGTTTTGACCGCTGGCTGGCCGACCAGGCCGTAGCCGCCGGGGCGCTTTTGATCAACGAAACCGTCGTCGAAGACCTCCTGTGGGAAAACGAGCGCGTCATCGGGGTACGGACAGGCCGGGAAGGGGGCGATGTGCGGGCGGAAGTGGTTATCCTGGCCGAGGGGGCCAACTCCCTGTTGACCCAGAAGGCCGGGCTGAAACCCGACGGCATTAACACCAACCAGCTGGCCGTGGCCGTGAAGGAGATTATTGCCCTGCCCCGGGAAAAAATCGAGGATCGTTTTAACCTGGAAGAGGGCCAGGGCTGCACCATTGAACTCCTGGGGGAAGCCACCAAGGGGATGCTGGGCACCGCCTTTATCTATACCAATAAGGACTCCCTCTCCGTAGGTGTGGGGGTCCTCCTGGCGAGCCTGGTGCGCCGCCGCCTGAACCCCAACGACCTCCTGGAGCACCTGAAATCCCACCCCATGGTACGTCCTCTCCTGGCCGGGGGCGAGAGCAAGGAGTACCAGGGACATCTTATCCCCGAGGGCGGTTACCAGGCTGTTCCTAAACTCTACGGCAACGGCGTCCTGGTAGTCGGGGATGCCGCCATGCTGGTCAACGGGATTCACCGGGAAGGTTCCAATCTGGCCCTGACCTCCGGCCTGCTGGCAGCCAGGACTATCCTGGCCGCCAGGGAGAAGGGTGACTACAGTGAAGCCAACCTGGCCCCTTATCGCCAGGCCCTGGAGGAGAGCTTTGTCCTGAAGGACCTGAAGAAATACCAGCGGGCCCCATTTTTCTTCGACCAGAACCCCCAATTCTTCACCCTGTACCCCGGCCTCCTCTCCCGGGCCGCCAGGGAGTTTTTAACCGTTGACAACGTCCCCAAGCGTGAGAAGCAGAAGCGGATTTTGCGGGAGATTATCACCTCCCGCAGCCGTTTCCAGATTGCCCGCGATCTCTATAACCTCTGGAGGGTGATGGGCTGA
- a CDS encoding ferredoxin family protein, with amino-acid sequence MRLEDKLFLNRYQTDKHPHLRIKDREVCRHCEGKPCTFICPARVYVWNEREERIETAYEGCVECGTCRYGCAHDNIDWRYPRGGFGILYKYG; translated from the coding sequence ATGCGCCTGGAGGATAAACTCTTTCTTAATCGTTATCAGACCGACAAACACCCTCACCTGCGCATCAAGGACCGGGAGGTCTGCCGCCACTGCGAGGGCAAACCCTGTACCTTTATCTGCCCGGCCCGGGTTTACGTCTGGAACGAAAGGGAAGAACGCATCGAGACCGCCTATGAAGGTTGCGTCGAATGCGGCACCTGCCGCTACGGGTGTGCCCATGATAACATCGACTGGCGCTATCCCCGCGGCGGTTTCGGTATCTTGTATAAGTATGGTTAA